From Myotis daubentonii chromosome 15, mMyoDau2.1, whole genome shotgun sequence, one genomic window encodes:
- the RSPRY1 gene encoding RING finger and SPRY domain-containing protein 1: MIVFGWAVFLASRSLGQGLLLTLEEHIAHFLGTEGAAAAMGNSCICRDDSGAEDSVDTQQQQAENNAVPTVDIRHQSRDPVRPPRRGRGPHEPRRKKQNVDGLVLDTLAVIRTLVDNDQEPPYSMITLHEMAETDEGWLDVVQSLIRVIPLEDPLGPAVITLLLDECPLPTKDALQKLTEILNLNGEVACQDSGHPAKHRNTSAVLGCLAEKLAGPASIGLLSPGILEYLLQCLKLQSHPTVMLFALIALEKFAQTSENKLTISESSISNRLVTLESWTHDPDYLKRQVGFCAQWSLDNLFLKEGRQLTYEKVDLSSIRAMLNSNDVSEYLKISPHGLEARCDASSFESVRCTFCVDAGVWYYEVTVITSGVMQIGWATRDSKFLNHEGYGIGDDEYSCAYDGCRQLIWYNARSKPHLHPCWKEGDTVGFLLDLNEKQMIFFLNGNQLPPEKQVFSSTVSGFFAAASFMSYQQCEFNFGAKPFKYPPSMKFSTFNDYAFLRAEEKIILPRHRRLALLKQVSIRENCCSLCCDEVADTQLKPCGHSDLCMNCALQLETCPLCRKEIASRVRQISHIS, encoded by the exons ATGATTGTCTTTGGTTGGGCCGTGTTCTTAGCAAGCAGAAGCCTTGGCCAGGGTCTGCTGTTGACTCTTGAGGAACACATAGCCCACTTCCTGGGGACTGAAGGTGCTGCTGCCGCCATGGGGAACTCCTGCATCTGCCGAGATGACAGTGGAGCAGAAGATAGTGTTGACACCCAGCAGCAACAGGCCGAGAACAATGCAGTACCCACTGTTGACATAAGGCACCAATCCCGGGATCCTGTTCGGCCACCAAGGAGGGGCCGAGGACCACATGAACCacggagaaagaaacaaaatgtagATGGGTTAGTGCTGGACACACTAGCAGTCATACGGACTCTTGTAGATAA TGATCAGGAACCTCCCTATTCAATGATTACATTGCACGAAATGGCAGAAAcag ATGAAGGATGGTTGGACGTTGTCCAGTCTTTAATTAGAGTTATTCCATTGGAAGATCCATTGGGACCAGCTGTTATAACATTGTTACTAGATGAATGTCCATTGCCCACTAAA GATGCACTCCAGAAATTGACAGAAATTCTGAATTTAAATGGAGAAGTAGCCTGCCAGGACTCAGGTCATCCTGCCAAACACAGGAACACATCTGCTGTCCTGGGCTGCTTGGCCGAGAAACTAGCAG GTCCTGCAAGTATAGGTTTACTTAGCCCAGGAATACTGGAATATTTGCTGCAGTGTCTG AAGTTACAGTCCCACCCCACAGTCATGCTTTTTGCACTTATCGCACTGGAAAAGTTTGCACAGACAA GTGAAAATAAGTTGACTATCTCTGAATCCAGCATTAGTAACCGGCTTGTCACGTTGGAGTCCTGGACCCATGATCCCGATTATCTGAAACGTCAAGTTGGTTTCTGTGCCCAGTGGAGCTTAGACAATCTCT TTCTGAAAGAAGGTAGGCAGCTGACCTATGAGAAAGTGGACTTGAGTAGCATCAGGGCCATGCTGAACAGCAATGATGTCAGCGAGTACCTGAAGATCTCGCCTCATGGCCTGGAG GCTCGCTGTGATGCCTCCTCTTTTGAAAGCGTGCGTTGCACCTTTTGTGTGGATGCTGGGGTGTGGTACTACGAAGTAACCGTGATCACTTCCGGTGTCATGCAGATCGGCTGGGCCACACGCGACAGCAAATTTCTCAATCAT GAAGGCTACGGCATTGGGGACGATGAGTACTCCTGTGCTTAcgatggctgccggcagctgatTTGGTACAATGCCAGAAGTAAGCCTCACCTGCACCCGTGCTGGAAAGAAG GAGATACGGTAGGATTTCTGTTAGACTTGAATGAAAAGCAAATGATCTTCTTTTTAAATggcaaccagctgcctcctgagaAGCAAGTCTTTTCGTCTACTGT atCTGGATTTTTTGCTGCAGCTAGTTTCATGTCGTATCAACAGTGTGAGTTCAATTTTGGAGCAAAACCATTTAAATATCCACCATCTATGAAATTTAGCACTTTTAATGACTACGCCTTCCTGAGAGCTGAAGAGAAAATCATTTTGCCAAG GCACAGGCGTCTTGCTCTGTTGAAGCAAGTCAGTATCCGGGAAAACTGCTGCTCCCTGTGTTGTGATGAGGTAGCAGACACACAGTTGAAGCCATGTGGACACAG TGACCTGTGCATGAATTGTGCCTTGCAACTGGAGACCTGCCCATTGTGTCGGAAAGAAATAGCGTCTAGAGTCAGACAGATCTCTCATATTTCATGA